A single Defluviitalea saccharophila DNA region contains:
- the rny gene encoding ribonuclease Y, whose amino-acid sequence MGVSYRKRIAEAQIGSAEERARKIIDDAISTSEAKKREIMLEAKEETLKAKNELDQEIRERRGELQRLERRLQQKEESLDRKVETLEKKEDALNKKVEQIDELREEVIALQQKEIQELERISGLTSEEAKEYLLKTIENEVKHESAMLIKEIETKAKQEADKKARDIITNAIQKCAADHVADTTVSVVPLPNDEMKGRIIGREGRNIRTLETLTGIDLIIDDTPEAVILSGFDPIRREVARIALEKLIVDGRIHPARIEEMVEKAKKEVETLIREEGEAATFETNVHGLHPELIRLLGKLRFRTSYGQNVLKHSIEVANLSGLIAAELGVDVRLAKRAGLLHDIGKAVDHEMEGSHISIGVDLCRKYRESNIVLNAIEAHHGDVEPESIIAVIVQAADTISAARPGARRETLETYIKRLQKLEEIADSFKGVEKSFAIQAGRELRIMVIPEETDDAQMVLLSREVAKKIENELEYPGQIKVHLIRETRAIEYAK is encoded by the coding sequence ATGGGGGTTTCTTATAGAAAACGTATTGCTGAAGCACAAATCGGTTCTGCTGAAGAAAGAGCTAGGAAAATCATTGATGATGCCATTAGCACTTCTGAAGCTAAGAAACGTGAAATTATGTTAGAAGCAAAAGAAGAAACGTTAAAAGCAAAGAATGAACTCGATCAAGAAATTAGAGAGCGTCGTGGAGAGCTGCAGCGCTTAGAAAGAAGATTGCAGCAAAAAGAAGAAAGCTTGGATAGAAAAGTTGAAACCTTAGAAAAGAAGGAAGATGCTCTTAATAAAAAAGTAGAACAGATCGATGAATTAAGGGAAGAAGTTATTGCTCTTCAACAAAAAGAAATACAGGAATTAGAAAGAATTTCCGGACTCACCTCCGAGGAAGCTAAAGAATACCTGTTAAAGACTATTGAAAATGAAGTCAAACATGAATCAGCTATGCTCATTAAAGAAATTGAAACCAAGGCAAAACAGGAAGCAGACAAAAAAGCTAGAGACATCATAACAAATGCTATTCAAAAATGCGCTGCCGATCATGTTGCTGATACTACAGTATCAGTGGTACCTCTTCCTAATGATGAAATGAAAGGAAGAATTATTGGTCGTGAGGGGCGCAATATTAGAACCTTGGAAACGCTGACGGGAATCGATTTGATTATTGATGATACGCCGGAGGCAGTTATCTTATCAGGATTTGATCCTATTAGAAGAGAAGTTGCAAGAATTGCCTTGGAGAAGTTGATTGTTGATGGAAGAATTCATCCAGCAAGAATCGAAGAGATGGTTGAAAAGGCGAAAAAAGAAGTAGAAACATTGATCCGAGAAGAAGGAGAAGCTGCTACATTTGAAACCAATGTGCACGGTCTCCATCCAGAGCTTATTCGTTTACTGGGTAAATTAAGATTTAGAACGAGTTACGGTCAAAATGTTTTGAAACATTCCATTGAAGTTGCAAATTTAAGCGGTTTAATTGCTGCTGAATTAGGTGTTGATGTTCGATTAGCCAAACGTGCCGGGCTGCTTCATGATATTGGAAAAGCAGTAGATCACGAAATGGAAGGATCTCATATCAGTATCGGTGTTGATTTGTGTAGAAAATATCGTGAATCCAATATTGTTCTTAATGCAATTGAAGCACATCATGGAGATGTGGAACCTGAAAGTATTATTGCCGTAATTGTTCAAGCAGCGGATACCATTTCAGCTGCAAGACCAGGGGCAAGAAGAGAAACATTGGAAACTTATATTAAACGTCTGCAAAAATTAGAAGAAATTGCAGATTCCTTTAAAGGAGTAGAAAAATCCTTTGCGATTCAAGCAGGTAGAGAACTTCGTATTATGGTTATACCTGAAGAAACTGATGATGCGCAAATGGTATTGTTATCAAGAGAAGTTGCTAAAAAAATCGAAAACGAACTGGAATATCCAGGTCAAATAAAAGTACATCTTATTCGTGAAACTAGAGCAATAGAATATGCAAAATAA
- a CDS encoding regulatory protein RecX gives MKITKIEQQKNNQDRWSIFIDGEFAFGVSTEEVFLFKLSVGKELSEEELEKMIKEKDYSKAKDAALKFLSYRARSEKELRDKLISKEFDPMTIERVVEFLKRYDYINDEKFAYSYVREHIRLKLEGRKKLIYDLRQKGIKSEIIDHVLDNTDINEIDQAIKLLKKKCPDKTEPGLKEKQRIYQFLLRKGFSYDTIRKAFDMHFE, from the coding sequence ATGAAAATAACCAAGATTGAACAACAAAAAAATAATCAAGATCGATGGTCTATTTTTATAGATGGGGAATTTGCCTTTGGAGTCAGTACGGAAGAAGTATTTCTATTTAAACTTTCCGTAGGGAAAGAGCTCAGCGAAGAAGAACTTGAGAAGATGATTAAAGAAAAGGATTACTCCAAGGCTAAAGATGCTGCACTTAAATTTTTAAGCTACAGAGCCAGAAGTGAAAAAGAATTAAGAGACAAATTAATAAGCAAAGAATTTGACCCAATGACGATTGAACGGGTCGTTGAGTTTCTTAAAAGGTATGATTATATTAATGATGAAAAGTTTGCCTATAGCTATGTACGAGAACACATTCGATTAAAACTCGAAGGAAGAAAAAAATTAATATACGATTTAAGGCAAAAAGGAATAAAATCGGAAATAATTGACCATGTTTTAGATAACACCGATATCAATGAAATAGATCAAGCTATAAAACTTTTAAAAAAGAAGTGTCCGGATAAAACTGAACCAGGGCTCAAGGAAAAGCAAAGAATCTATCAATTTTTACTAAGAAAAGGTTTTTCTTATGACACCATAAGAAAAGCATTTGATATGCATTTTGAATAG
- the recA gene encoding recombinase RecA, whose product MKKASIGSSMVSEKEKALEAAISQIQKQFGKGSIMKLGETTETNISTIPTGSLSLDIALGVGGIPRGRIIEVFGPESSGKTTVALHMIAEAQRLGGIAAFIDAEHALDPGYAAKLGVNINDLYISQPDHGEQALEIAETMVRSGAIDIVIIDSVAALVPKAEIEGEMGDSHMGLQARLMSQALRKLTGIVNKSKCIVVFINQLREKVGVVFGSPETTTGGRALKFYASIRLDVRRVETLKQSSDSVGSRTRIKVVKNKVAPPFKQAEFDIMYGEGISREGDILDLAAELDIVNKSGAWYSYGDIRLGQGRENTKVFLKENPDLCNEIENLVRKHYDLPPRDLGEPVDKADKEEQIKLDEE is encoded by the coding sequence ATGAAAAAGGCATCAATCGGGAGTAGTATGGTTTCGGAAAAAGAAAAGGCATTAGAGGCTGCGATTAGTCAAATACAAAAGCAATTTGGCAAGGGTTCCATTATGAAACTGGGAGAAACAACTGAAACTAATATTTCGACAATTCCCACAGGTTCTCTAAGTTTAGACATTGCCCTCGGTGTAGGCGGTATCCCAAGGGGAAGAATTATCGAAGTATTTGGTCCGGAATCTTCAGGTAAAACAACTGTTGCCCTGCATATGATCGCAGAGGCTCAAAGGTTGGGCGGAATAGCTGCATTTATTGATGCAGAACATGCTTTAGATCCTGGATATGCAGCAAAATTAGGTGTCAATATTAATGATTTATATATTTCACAGCCTGATCATGGAGAACAGGCGTTAGAAATCGCTGAAACAATGGTTCGTTCCGGAGCGATTGATATAGTCATCATCGACTCTGTAGCCGCATTGGTTCCCAAGGCAGAAATAGAAGGGGAAATGGGAGACAGCCATATGGGATTACAAGCCCGTTTAATGTCTCAAGCCCTTAGAAAATTAACCGGGATTGTTAATAAATCCAAATGTATTGTAGTATTTATTAATCAGCTCCGTGAAAAAGTCGGTGTTGTCTTTGGAAGCCCTGAAACAACAACCGGAGGTCGTGCGCTTAAATTCTATGCATCTATTCGTTTAGATGTTAGAAGAGTGGAAACTCTAAAACAAAGCAGTGATTCTGTAGGCAGCCGTACGCGTATAAAGGTTGTTAAAAACAAAGTTGCGCCTCCTTTTAAACAAGCAGAATTCGATATTATGTATGGGGAAGGCATTTCAAGAGAAGGAGATATATTAGACCTGGCAGCAGAACTAGATATTGTCAATAAAAGTGGAGCATGGTATTCCTATGGAGATATTCGATTAGGCCAAGGTCGAGAAAATACAAAAGTATTTTTAAAAGAAAATCCTGATCTATGCAATGAAATCGAAAATTTGGTTAGAAAACATTACGATCTTCCTCCAAGAGATTTAGGAGAGCCAGTAGATAAAGCAGATAAAGAAGAACAAATAAAATTAGATGAAGAATAA
- a CDS encoding competence/damage-inducible protein A, producing the protein MNAEILAVGTELLLGDIVNTNAQYIAKRLAEIGINVYYQSVVGDNSNRLYQSFELALKRADIVITTGGLGPTNDDLTKETAAAIAGKSMVLDQKSLDWIESYFSKLGRVMTENNRKQAYFPEGAVIFHNAYGTAPGCAIEVGEKKIILLPGPPREMKPMFENSVIPYLSQFQDGVLVSKVLRICGIGESHVEALLKDILNAQTNPTIAPYAKTGEVTLRITSKAKTKDEASKMIIPVEEQIRNILGDHIYGEGENTTLESVVAEMLIRHKKTVATAESCTGGLLAARLINYPGISSVFMEGAVTYSNGSKINRLGVKEETLSKYGAVSKETAEEMAKGISQSAGTDIGISTTGIAGPGGGSDEKPVGLVYSGLCIDGEVFSKKFNFRGDRQNIRERTVISVLDWVRRVMEEKFR; encoded by the coding sequence ATGAATGCAGAAATATTGGCAGTAGGCACAGAATTGCTGCTTGGGGATATAGTAAATACCAATGCACAGTACATTGCAAAAAGATTAGCGGAGATAGGAATCAATGTATACTATCAATCCGTTGTTGGTGATAATAGCAATCGTTTATACCAATCTTTTGAATTAGCCCTTAAAAGAGCGGATATTGTTATTACGACAGGAGGATTAGGACCGACCAATGATGATTTGACGAAAGAAACGGCTGCTGCCATTGCAGGAAAGTCCATGGTATTGGATCAAAAGTCTTTGGACTGGATAGAATCCTATTTTAGTAAACTTGGAAGAGTCATGACTGAAAATAATAGAAAGCAGGCATACTTTCCAGAGGGAGCAGTAATCTTTCACAACGCATACGGAACAGCTCCCGGATGTGCCATTGAGGTCGGTGAAAAGAAAATCATATTGCTGCCCGGACCTCCAAGGGAAATGAAGCCTATGTTTGAAAATAGTGTGATACCGTATCTTAGTCAATTCCAGGACGGTGTTCTTGTATCAAAGGTGTTGAGAATCTGCGGAATTGGAGAAAGTCATGTGGAGGCTCTGTTAAAAGATATCTTAAATGCTCAGACGAATCCTACCATAGCCCCTTATGCCAAAACGGGGGAGGTAACTCTGCGTATTACGAGTAAAGCTAAAACCAAAGATGAAGCAAGCAAGATGATCATACCTGTTGAAGAACAAATAAGAAATATATTAGGCGATCATATTTATGGAGAAGGAGAAAATACGACCTTAGAATCGGTTGTCGCAGAAATGTTAATACGTCATAAGAAAACAGTTGCCACAGCTGAATCTTGTACGGGAGGACTTCTTGCAGCAAGACTGATTAACTATCCGGGAATTTCATCAGTGTTTATGGAAGGAGCTGTTACTTACAGCAATGGGTCTAAAATCAATCGACTGGGTGTCAAAGAGGAGACCTTAAGTAAATATGGAGCAGTAAGTAAAGAAACTGCAGAAGAAATGGCAAAAGGAATCAGCCAAAGTGCTGGAACGGATATAGGGATATCCACAACAGGCATTGCGGGGCCTGGTGGAGGAAGTGATGAGAAGCCTGTAGGTTTAGTATATTCAGGATTGTGTATTGACGGGGAAGTGTTTTCTAAAAAGTTTAATTTTAGAGGAGATAGACAGAACATAAGAGAACGAACAGTGATATCCGTATTGGATTGGGTTAGAAGAGTTATGGAAGAAAAGTTTAGATAA
- a CDS encoding flotillin family protein, whose translation MELESAITIAGIIVGVIIVLTISILTMWKKVSQDKALVITGLKKRVISGGGGFVIPLLERTDIISLENMKIVVRTEGALTEQGVDIIADGVAVIKVKSDKESILAAVEQFNTGSEKRTIEVIKDTANDVLEGKLREIISKMTVEEIYKDREKFASQVQEVAAMDLAEMGLEIKAFTIRDISDRNGYLEALGKKRIAEVKRDAQIAEAEAHKETKIKTADAARYGEEARLQAETQIAEAAKEKELKVQAYRKEQETEKAKADLAYEIETSKIQQEIEKEKMQIQIVRKQKEIELAEQEAARKEKELEATVVKLADAEKYSAEKRAEALRYKEIQEALAQAEAIKATGAAKAEANRLEGMTEVEIIREKGKAEAEAMLKKAEAFKLYNDAAITQMIIEKLPEIAKAIAEPLSKVEKIVIVDSGNGEGKGASKVTGYVTEIMSSLPETIETLTGVDLKKVLNNSEIMKATQKVVPPVVESTPVSDEKNKA comes from the coding sequence ATGGAATTAGAATCAGCGATTACTATTGCAGGGATTATCGTAGGAGTAATTATTGTTTTAACAATCAGTATTCTTACGATGTGGAAAAAGGTTTCTCAAGATAAGGCTTTAGTTATTACGGGTCTTAAGAAAAGAGTTATCTCCGGGGGCGGTGGATTTGTTATTCCTCTTTTGGAAAGAACCGATATTATTTCTTTAGAAAATATGAAAATTGTAGTAAGAACTGAAGGCGCCCTCACTGAGCAAGGGGTAGACATCATCGCGGACGGTGTAGCTGTTATTAAGGTTAAATCCGATAAAGAATCAATTTTGGCTGCAGTAGAGCAATTTAATACCGGTTCTGAAAAAAGAACTATTGAAGTGATTAAAGATACGGCAAATGATGTACTGGAAGGAAAATTAAGAGAAATCATTTCCAAGATGACAGTTGAAGAAATTTATAAAGACAGAGAAAAATTTGCCTCTCAGGTACAAGAAGTTGCTGCAATGGATTTAGCAGAAATGGGCTTAGAAATCAAAGCCTTTACCATTCGGGATATCTCCGACAGGAACGGCTATTTGGAAGCTTTAGGTAAAAAACGTATAGCAGAAGTAAAAAGAGATGCACAGATTGCCGAAGCGGAAGCCCATAAGGAAACAAAAATAAAAACAGCTGATGCCGCAAGATATGGTGAAGAAGCAAGACTTCAAGCGGAAACTCAGATTGCGGAAGCTGCTAAGGAAAAAGAATTAAAAGTACAGGCGTATAGAAAAGAACAAGAAACGGAAAAAGCTAAAGCTGACCTTGCTTATGAAATTGAAACCAGTAAAATTCAACAAGAAATTGAAAAAGAAAAAATGCAGATTCAAATCGTAAGAAAGCAAAAAGAAATTGAATTGGCAGAACAGGAAGCAGCAAGAAAAGAAAAAGAATTAGAGGCAACTGTAGTAAAATTAGCGGATGCAGAAAAATACAGTGCAGAAAAAAGAGCAGAGGCATTAAGATATAAAGAGATTCAAGAAGCTTTAGCACAAGCGGAAGCAATTAAAGCTACAGGGGCCGCTAAAGCAGAAGCCAACCGCCTTGAGGGAATGACGGAAGTAGAAATCATTCGTGAAAAAGGTAAGGCCGAAGCAGAGGCTATGCTTAAAAAAGCAGAAGCTTTCAAACTATACAATGATGCAGCGATTACACAAATGATTATTGAAAAACTTCCAGAGATCGCAAAAGCCATTGCGGAACCTTTATCAAAGGTAGAAAAGATTGTTATTGTGGATTCAGGAAATGGAGAAGGAAAAGGGGCATCAAAAGTAACCGGATATGTAACGGAAATTATGTCCAGTCTTCCTGAAACCATAGAAACTTTAACAGGAGTTGATTTAAAAAAGGTATTAAATAACTCCGAAATAATGAAAGCAACACAAAAGGTGGTACCACCAGTAGTAGAGTCAACACCTGTTTCAGATGAAAAAAACAAAGCATAG
- a CDS encoding NfeD family protein: MLKVFYICFFTGVLYTAASFILGQIFDFLGLDGDVDMDGDLFGFGISPLKPIIIAAFVTVFGGVGIIAEKNNLGDFISLLIALISALAVSFLIFRFILVPLYRLQSKGAVEQKALIGHIAKVTLTIKDGQFGKIIYVVDGYTYSAPAKAENNETIEKGSEVVIVEIKNNAFYVKKL; this comes from the coding sequence ATGTTAAAGGTTTTTTATATTTGCTTTTTTACAGGTGTTCTATATACTGCCGCTTCGTTTATACTAGGTCAAATTTTTGACTTTCTGGGATTAGACGGAGATGTAGATATGGACGGAGATCTTTTTGGCTTTGGTATTTCTCCCTTAAAACCAATCATTATTGCTGCTTTTGTTACTGTATTCGGTGGTGTTGGCATTATAGCAGAGAAGAACAACTTAGGAGACTTTATAAGTTTACTAATTGCTTTAATTTCTGCATTGGCTGTTTCATTTCTTATTTTTCGTTTCATTTTAGTTCCATTATACAGACTTCAAAGCAAAGGAGCTGTGGAGCAAAAAGCTTTAATCGGACATATTGCCAAGGTAACCTTAACGATTAAAGACGGCCAATTTGGAAAGATTATTTATGTAGTAGACGGCTATACCTATTCTGCTCCTGCAAAGGCTGAAAACAATGAAACGATTGAAAAAGGAAGTGAAGTGGTTATTGTAGAAATAAAAAATAATGCATTTTATGTAAAGAAACTGTGA
- a CDS encoding rhomboid family intramembrane serine protease: MFTRFIHNAYPVFVEEGFELLSDRKEVDIFSEDIDVVRFIKRHNTILYIINFWNMLNIDYDTFFHRNASYEKKLREFFEQLNCSHIIVLNLLITEEAMDFQNISEFHPGKDIYSVSWIVQLPTRKILVNKGDTDEVLNVKQLVHKVFNIIDPTYESEEENFRKYRDRIKRKIPLKERSSNTVLTYVLIGVNIIIWLLMELNGGSQDVNTLLSFGANEPFLVLKRDQYWRLVTSMFLHIGLSHLLYNSFALYLFGTRIERYYGKIKYLLIYFISGTIGSIASIFFSNTVSAGASGAIYGLLGALLYLAYKTRKEIDGLNTYTILVMALIGIGLGWIMPSIDNAAHVAGFLSGLFTGKTLICPWSKEK, encoded by the coding sequence ATGTTTACTCGTTTTATACATAATGCGTATCCGGTTTTTGTTGAAGAAGGATTTGAGTTGTTATCCGATCGAAAAGAAGTAGATATTTTTTCTGAGGATATAGATGTGGTTCGATTTATTAAAAGGCATAATACGATTTTATATATAATAAATTTCTGGAATATGTTAAATATTGATTATGACACCTTTTTTCATAGAAATGCATCCTACGAAAAGAAACTCAGAGAATTCTTTGAACAGCTTAATTGTAGCCATATCATTGTACTTAATTTGCTAATAACCGAAGAAGCAATGGATTTTCAAAATATAAGTGAATTTCATCCAGGGAAAGATATTTATTCGGTATCTTGGATTGTACAATTGCCAACGAGAAAAATCCTTGTCAACAAAGGGGATACGGATGAAGTATTAAATGTAAAGCAATTGGTTCATAAGGTTTTTAATATAATAGATCCTACATATGAATCTGAAGAAGAAAACTTTAGAAAATATAGAGATAGGATAAAAAGAAAGATACCGTTAAAAGAAAGAAGTAGCAATACTGTATTAACTTATGTATTGATTGGCGTCAATATCATTATATGGCTATTGATGGAGCTAAATGGAGGCTCGCAAGACGTTAATACATTGCTTTCTTTTGGTGCAAATGAACCTTTTTTGGTGTTGAAAAGGGATCAGTATTGGAGATTGGTTACTTCAATGTTTCTTCATATCGGCCTTAGCCATTTGCTGTATAACAGTTTTGCACTCTACTTGTTTGGAACAAGAATAGAAAGATATTACGGAAAGATAAAATATTTATTGATTTATTTTATTTCAGGTACTATTGGAAGTATTGCCAGTATCTTTTTTAGCAATACTGTGTCAGCTGGGGCATCGGGAGCAATATACGGACTTTTGGGAGCACTATTGTATTTAGCATATAAAACCAGGAAAGAAATAGATGGATTGAATACGTATACTATTTTAGTAATGGCTTTGATTGGTATAGGATTAGGGTGGATCATGCCTTCTATAGATAACGCTGCCCATGTAGCAGGATTTTTATCTGGTTTATTTACAGGGAAAACATTAATATGCCCTTGGAGTAAGGAAAAATAA
- a CDS encoding class II SORL domain-containing protein, with translation MQNLGQLIQTGDWKGEKHVPVIHIPQDIKVGESFELKVSIGDEIKHPNELEHHIKWIKLYYFKEDGKFPVEIASFDFVSHGEAGVITEPVGSVNVKLNASGFIYALAYCNIHGLWENKAEIKFN, from the coding sequence ATGCAAAATTTAGGACAATTAATACAAACTGGAGACTGGAAAGGTGAAAAGCACGTTCCTGTAATTCATATTCCACAAGATATTAAAGTTGGGGAATCCTTTGAACTGAAGGTTTCCATAGGGGATGAAATCAAACATCCTAACGAGTTAGAACATCATATTAAATGGATAAAACTCTATTATTTTAAAGAAGATGGGAAATTTCCGGTTGAAATTGCGTCATTTGATTTTGTATCCCACGGTGAAGCTGGCGTGATTACGGAACCTGTTGGATCTGTAAATGTAAAATTGAATGCATCCGGGTTTATCTATGCTTTGGCATACTGCAATATTCATGGATTATGGGAAAATAAAGCAGAAATCAAGTTTAATTAA
- a CDS encoding DNA-3-methyladenine glycosylase, translating into MKKLDRTFYERDTLIVAKELLGKYIVHKIDGKEFIGRIVEAEAYKGAMDKAAHSYQNRRTNRTEVMFGPPGYAYVFLIYGMYPCMNIVTEEEGNPCAVLLRSIEPIKELEDMAKRRFNKTYDELSKAQKINISNGPGKLCMAMDITLKDYGVDLCGNELFICEGEEKNTFEIVEAKRVNIDYAEEAADYLWRFYIKDNPYVSVKKR; encoded by the coding sequence ATGAAGAAACTAGATAGAACGTTTTATGAAAGAGATACTTTAATTGTTGCTAAAGAGTTATTAGGAAAGTATATTGTCCATAAAATTGACGGAAAAGAATTTATAGGAAGAATTGTTGAAGCAGAAGCTTATAAAGGGGCAATGGATAAAGCTGCCCATAGTTATCAAAATAGACGAACCAACAGGACAGAAGTGATGTTTGGTCCTCCGGGCTATGCCTATGTATTTTTGATTTATGGGATGTATCCCTGCATGAACATTGTCACAGAAGAAGAAGGAAATCCCTGCGCAGTACTGCTTAGAAGTATAGAACCCATTAAAGAATTAGAAGATATGGCCAAAAGGAGATTTAATAAAACCTATGATGAATTAAGCAAGGCACAAAAAATAAACATAAGCAATGGACCGGGAAAACTCTGTATGGCAATGGATATTACACTTAAAGACTATGGCGTGGATCTCTGCGGAAATGAATTATTTATCTGTGAAGGGGAAGAAAAAAATACATTTGAAATCGTTGAAGCAAAAAGAGTCAATATAGATTATGCAGAGGAAGCAGCGGACTATCTTTGGAGATTTTACATTAAGGACAATCCTTATGTATCCGTAAAGAAAAGATAG
- a CDS encoding ABC-F family ATP-binding cassette domain-containing protein, with protein sequence MITVTNVSLRYGDKLLFEDVNLKFTPGNCYGVIGANGAGKSTFLKILSGEIAPNTGEVSISQGTRLSVLKQDHFQYDSFPVLETVIMGNPRLSQIIKEKDALYAKSEFTEEDGVRASELEFEFAELNGWEAESEAATILNGLGIETDLHYKTVGELSGPEKVKVLLAQALFGKPGILILDEPTNHLDIKSIRWLEEFLIQFEGIVIVVSHDRHFLNNVCTHIADVDFGKIKLYVGNYDFWYESSQLALQMAKDQNKKKEEKIKELQAFIARFSANASKSRQATSRKKLLEKITLEDIQPSTRRYPFVGFKPEREVGNDILRVDGLTKTINGEKVLNNVSFTVLKGDRIAFVGENDIAKTTLFQILSGEMEPDSGEFKWGVTITTAYFPKDHSKYFNDVDLNLVDWLRQYSQDQTETYIRGFLGRMLFSGEEALKQVKVLSGGEKVRCMLAKMMLSNANVLMLDQPTNHLDLESITALNNGLIDFKSNILLASHDHQLIQTVANRIIEFTPEGIIDKQMTYDEYLEYRNL encoded by the coding sequence GTGATTACAGTAACAAATGTTAGCTTAAGATATGGCGATAAATTACTTTTTGAAGATGTGAATCTTAAATTCACGCCGGGAAATTGTTACGGGGTGATTGGTGCCAATGGTGCCGGAAAAAGTACATTTTTGAAAATTTTATCTGGTGAAATAGCTCCTAATACTGGTGAAGTATCCATTTCTCAAGGCACAAGACTTTCTGTTTTAAAACAAGACCATTTCCAATACGATTCCTTTCCCGTTCTGGAGACAGTTATTATGGGAAATCCAAGGCTTTCACAAATCATTAAAGAAAAAGATGCCTTGTATGCAAAATCTGAGTTCACTGAAGAAGACGGTGTAAGGGCTTCAGAGCTGGAATTTGAATTTGCAGAACTTAACGGATGGGAAGCCGAGTCTGAGGCAGCTACTATCCTAAACGGCTTAGGCATTGAAACGGACCTTCATTATAAAACTGTGGGAGAACTCTCCGGTCCCGAAAAGGTTAAAGTTCTGCTTGCCCAAGCTCTGTTCGGAAAACCTGGAATACTGATTTTAGACGAGCCTACCAACCATCTGGATATAAAATCTATTCGATGGCTAGAAGAATTTTTAATACAATTTGAAGGAATCGTTATTGTCGTTTCCCATGATCGTCACTTTTTAAATAATGTATGTACCCATATTGCCGATGTAGATTTTGGTAAAATTAAATTATATGTAGGCAACTATGATTTTTGGTATGAATCCAGCCAATTGGCTCTTCAAATGGCAAAGGATCAAAACAAGAAAAAAGAAGAGAAAATTAAAGAGCTGCAAGCATTCATTGCCAGATTTAGTGCCAATGCTTCTAAATCCAGACAAGCAACATCCCGTAAGAAGCTTTTAGAAAAGATTACATTGGAAGATATCCAGCCTTCAACAAGAAGATATCCTTTTGTTGGCTTTAAGCCTGAAAGAGAAGTAGGAAATGATATTTTAAGAGTGGATGGATTGACTAAAACGATTAATGGTGAAAAGGTGTTAAATAATGTAAGCTTTACCGTATTAAAAGGCGATAGAATTGCCTTTGTAGGGGAAAATGATATTGCAAAAACTACTTTATTTCAAATTCTCTCAGGAGAAATGGAACCGGACAGCGGAGAATTCAAATGGGGAGTAACCATTACTACTGCATATTTCCCAAAGGATCATTCTAAATACTTTAATGATGTAGACCTGAATTTAGTAGACTGGCTAAGACAGTATTCTCAAGATCAAACAGAAACCTATATAAGAGGATTTTTAGGCAGAATGCTTTTTTCTGGGGAAGAAGCCCTAAAACAAGTAAAGGTTCTCTCCGGAGGTGAAAAAGTTCGCTGCATGCTTGCAAAAATGATGCTAAGTAATGCCAATGTTCTGATGTTGGATCAACCTACTAACCACCTGGACTTAGAATCTATTACAGCACTGAATAATGGATTAATTGATTTTAAAAGCAATATTTTGCTTGCATCCCATGACCATCAGCTGATTCAAACCGTTGCAAACCGCATTATTGAATTCACTCCAGAAGGAATTATTGATAAACAAATGACGTATGATGAATATCTGGAATATAGAAACTTATAG